The Halobacterium litoreum genome includes a region encoding these proteins:
- a CDS encoding cysteine hydrolase family protein → MEFDPASTAVVVVDMQNGFCHPEGSLYAPASEDALGPVTDLVARAREAGASVVYTRDVHPPEQFADNHYYDEFDRWGEHVVEGSWDAELHGDLDVREDDHVVEKHTYDAFYQTDLEGYLDSHGVHDLLICGTLANVCVLHTAGSAGLRDYRPVLVEDAVGYIEDDHREYAVEHADWLFGELAERETVTFA, encoded by the coding sequence ATGGAGTTCGACCCAGCCAGCACCGCGGTCGTCGTCGTGGACATGCAGAACGGCTTCTGTCACCCCGAGGGGAGCCTGTACGCGCCCGCCAGCGAGGACGCGCTCGGCCCCGTCACCGACCTCGTCGCTCGGGCGCGGGAGGCGGGCGCGAGCGTCGTCTACACGCGCGACGTCCACCCGCCCGAGCAGTTCGCGGACAACCACTACTACGACGAGTTCGACCGGTGGGGCGAACACGTCGTCGAGGGGTCGTGGGACGCCGAACTCCACGGCGACCTGGACGTGCGAGAGGACGACCACGTCGTCGAGAAACACACCTACGACGCGTTCTACCAGACCGACCTCGAAGGCTATCTGGACAGCCACGGCGTCCACGACCTCCTGATTTGCGGGACGCTCGCGAACGTCTGCGTCCTCCACACCGCCGGCTCCGCCGGTCTCCGGGACTACCGGCCCGTGCTCGTGGAGGACGCCGTCGGCTACATCGAGGACGACCACAGGGAGTACGCCGTCGAGCACGCCGACTGGCTGTTCGGCGAACTCGCCGAGCGCGAGACCGTGACGTTCGCCTGA
- a CDS encoding DoxX family protein translates to MSTKRQLGAKILGRNVSFTYSEQWVGYSVLGLRLVMAWTFLQAGLDKLLAGDWTAAPFLLNAIPPGNPLADLFTTLGTDYVGLVNVLNVWGQILVGLALLVGAFVRFSAFWGAVMMLFYWLASLEGGLFDGLPIAHGWVVDSHLVYAVLLFGLGAIGAGRIVGVDEYLEATSVVQNNPWLRYLLG, encoded by the coding sequence ATGTCTACGAAGCGGCAACTCGGCGCGAAGATTCTCGGTCGAAACGTGTCGTTCACGTACTCCGAACAGTGGGTCGGCTACTCCGTCCTCGGCCTCCGGCTCGTGATGGCGTGGACGTTCCTGCAGGCCGGCCTCGACAAACTCCTCGCCGGCGACTGGACGGCCGCCCCCTTCCTCCTGAACGCCATCCCGCCGGGCAATCCGCTCGCCGATCTCTTCACCACGCTCGGCACCGACTACGTCGGCCTCGTGAACGTCCTCAACGTCTGGGGGCAGATACTCGTCGGCCTCGCGCTCCTCGTCGGCGCGTTCGTCAGATTCTCGGCGTTCTGGGGCGCCGTCATGATGCTGTTCTACTGGCTCGCCTCGCTGGAGGGCGGCCTGTTCGACGGCCTCCCCATCGCCCACGGCTGGGTCGTCGACTCCCACCTCGTGTACGCCGTCCTGCTGTTCGGCCTCGGCGCCATCGGCGCGGGCCGCATCGTCGGCGTCGACGAGTACCTCGAAGCAACCAGCGTCGTCCAGAACAATCCGTGGCTGCGCTACCTGCTCGGGTAG
- a CDS encoding valine--tRNA ligase has translation MTDLPDSYDPDSIEQRWQTEWQDSDVYEFDPSDSDTQYVIDTPPPYPSGNLHLGHALGWSYIDFVARYHRLQGDAVLFPQGWDCHGLPTEVKVEEVNDIHRTDVSNDEFREMCIDWTHDRIDEMKQTMTELGFSQDWSAEYRTMDPEYWGKTQQSFSAMAEDDMVYRDEHPVNWCPRCETAIADAEVENVDREGTLYYVTFDGVDNDDIEIATTRPELLAACVGMAVSPDDERYEDRVGDTFEVPLFGQEVELVADDDVDADFGSGAVMICTFGDKQDVDWWAEYDLDLRSVFTEDGRLSEEAGEFAGLTIDEAKGEIADALDDEGYLNDSEPTEQSVGACWRCDTPIEILSKEQWFVEVDQDLILEKAAEANWIPDHMHDRLVDWTESMEWDWVVSRQRVFATPIPAWECDDCGHWHIASREEAPVDPTEDDPAVGDCPECGGESWTGETDVMDTWMDSSITPLHISGWPEDLDLDEFEPVSLRPQGHDIIRTWAFYTLLRTGALTDEKPWDDVLVNGMVFGPDGNKMSKSRGNVVAPDEAIEEYSADAVRQALALGGQPGSDVQFQWKEVKSASRFLTKLWNIVKFSEGHFDEDTPDIDAPAYRDADRWILSELTRVADEVESEMDDYRFDAAMRRLREFAWEDLADDYVELVKGRLYNGRPGERAAAEKALYTAVTSVVKMLAPFSPHVTEEIWRGLPGTEGSVHEAAWPDVDMLDEDAELAGERIAEVASDVRRWKSDNGMPLNADLDRVELYFDGDGDATLDTYDLSETVNAPIKLVDGRPDVELVPVEAEGDDAEIGPEFRSDAGAVMQAIAETDPAEIQAQMHSGDTVTVETDGRSFELDADWLEVTEEYRAASGEEVEVLEVSFGTVLVYE, from the coding sequence ATGACAGACCTACCGGACAGTTACGACCCCGACAGCATCGAGCAGCGATGGCAGACCGAGTGGCAGGACAGCGACGTCTACGAGTTCGATCCGAGCGACTCCGACACCCAGTACGTCATCGACACGCCGCCGCCGTACCCCTCGGGGAACCTCCACCTCGGCCACGCCCTCGGCTGGTCGTACATCGACTTCGTCGCGCGCTACCACCGACTGCAGGGCGACGCCGTGCTCTTTCCGCAGGGCTGGGACTGCCACGGCCTCCCGACCGAAGTCAAAGTCGAGGAAGTCAACGACATCCACCGGACCGACGTCTCCAACGACGAGTTCCGGGAGATGTGCATCGACTGGACCCACGACCGCATCGACGAGATGAAACAGACGATGACGGAACTCGGCTTCTCCCAGGACTGGAGCGCCGAGTACCGCACGATGGACCCCGAGTACTGGGGGAAGACCCAGCAGTCGTTCTCCGCGATGGCCGAGGACGACATGGTCTACCGCGACGAGCACCCCGTGAACTGGTGTCCGCGCTGCGAGACCGCCATCGCCGACGCGGAAGTCGAGAACGTCGACCGCGAAGGGACGCTGTACTACGTCACGTTCGACGGCGTGGACAACGACGACATCGAAATCGCGACGACGCGCCCCGAACTGCTCGCGGCCTGCGTCGGGATGGCGGTCAGCCCCGACGACGAGCGCTACGAGGACCGCGTCGGCGACACGTTCGAAGTCCCGCTGTTCGGCCAGGAGGTCGAACTCGTCGCGGACGACGACGTGGACGCCGACTTCGGGTCGGGCGCCGTCATGATCTGTACGTTCGGCGACAAACAGGACGTCGACTGGTGGGCGGAGTACGACCTCGACCTGCGCTCCGTGTTCACCGAGGACGGCCGCCTCAGCGAGGAAGCCGGCGAGTTCGCGGGCCTCACCATCGACGAGGCGAAGGGCGAAATCGCGGACGCGCTCGACGACGAGGGCTATCTGAACGACTCCGAACCCACCGAGCAGAGCGTCGGCGCGTGCTGGCGGTGTGACACCCCCATCGAGATTCTCTCGAAGGAACAGTGGTTCGTGGAGGTCGACCAGGACCTCATCCTCGAGAAGGCCGCCGAGGCGAACTGGATTCCCGACCACATGCACGACCGCCTCGTGGACTGGACCGAGAGCATGGAGTGGGACTGGGTCGTCTCCCGCCAGCGCGTGTTCGCCACCCCGATTCCCGCGTGGGAGTGCGACGACTGCGGCCACTGGCACATCGCCAGCCGCGAGGAGGCGCCCGTCGACCCGACCGAGGACGACCCCGCGGTCGGTGACTGTCCCGAGTGCGGCGGCGAGTCGTGGACCGGCGAGACCGACGTGATGGACACGTGGATGGACTCCTCGATTACACCGCTGCACATCTCGGGGTGGCCCGAGGACCTCGACCTCGACGAGTTCGAGCCCGTGAGCCTGCGCCCGCAGGGCCACGACATCATCCGCACGTGGGCGTTCTACACGCTCCTCCGCACTGGCGCGCTCACCGACGAGAAGCCGTGGGACGACGTGCTCGTCAACGGCATGGTGTTCGGCCCGGACGGCAACAAGATGTCCAAGAGCCGCGGGAACGTCGTCGCGCCCGACGAGGCCATCGAGGAGTACTCCGCGGACGCCGTCCGGCAGGCGCTCGCGCTCGGCGGCCAGCCCGGCAGCGACGTGCAGTTCCAGTGGAAGGAAGTCAAGTCCGCCTCGCGCTTCCTGACGAAGCTCTGGAACATCGTGAAGTTCTCCGAGGGCCACTTCGACGAGGACACCCCGGACATCGACGCGCCCGCGTACCGCGACGCCGACCGGTGGATTCTCTCGGAACTCACCCGGGTCGCCGACGAGGTCGAGTCCGAGATGGACGACTACCGCTTCGACGCGGCGATGCGCCGCCTCCGCGAGTTCGCGTGGGAGGACCTCGCCGACGACTACGTCGAACTCGTGAAGGGACGGCTCTACAACGGCCGACCGGGCGAGCGCGCCGCCGCCGAGAAGGCGCTGTACACCGCGGTCACGTCGGTCGTGAAGATGCTCGCGCCGTTCAGCCCGCACGTCACCGAGGAAATCTGGCGGGGCCTCCCCGGCACCGAGGGGAGCGTCCACGAGGCCGCGTGGCCGGACGTCGACATGCTCGACGAGGACGCCGAACTCGCGGGCGAGCGCATCGCGGAGGTCGCGAGCGACGTGCGCCGCTGGAAGTCCGACAACGGGATGCCGCTGAACGCGGACTTGGACCGCGTCGAACTCTACTTCGACGGGGACGGCGACGCGACGCTGGACACCTACGACCTGAGCGAGACGGTCAACGCGCCCATCAAGCTCGTGGACGGCCGCCCGGACGTCGAACTCGTGCCGGTCGAGGCCGAGGGCGACGACGCCGAAATCGGGCCGGAGTTCCGGAGCGACGCGGGCGCCGTCATGCAGGCCATCGCGGAGACCGACCCCGCGGAGATTCAGGCCCAGATGCACTCCGGGGACACCGTCACCGTCGAGACGGACGGCCGGTCCTTCGAACTGGACGCCGACTGGCTGGAAGTGACGGAGGAGTACCGCGCCGCCTCCGGCGAGGAAGTCGAAGTGCTGGAGGTGTCGTTCGGCACCGTCCTCGTCTACGAGTGA
- a CDS encoding Hvo_1808 family surface protein produces MRTPLVLAVVALLVLAGCSATAPADAPQTTTPATAAPDAAERPDPDSDVLGWEGGYWHDDALAVTTADGLNESERAAVVNRSMARVEHLRGIEFDEPVTVDVVSRETYREEYAGAGQASDALRTFDDAKFEALFLVGEDRNSIEVQEANRGSNVLGFYSPSEDRIVVVSPSEAPTIEETTLGHELMHALQFRNFDADIPSPTRDAANARSGLIEGEARFLDQQYGDRCGAEWACVEAGSGGGGGGDLHLGIYVMKYFPYSDGPGFVESFHEDGGWSAVAALYDAPPASSEQVAQPEKYQADAPTDPTLRDRSNGDWSRVTVDGRAPYGEVGVGGLTAMLAYPAYETDRHDDRAVLPPAAFLNTDGSSVDLSDPFDYTTPAVDGWDGERMWVYERSDGETAYAWRIAWDSASDAREFADAYRELLRYWGAEQRTDGVWRIPEGESQFADAFRLTVDGNRVTIVNAPTVAELDAVHRPA; encoded by the coding sequence ATGCGCACACCCCTCGTTCTCGCCGTCGTCGCGCTCCTCGTGCTCGCCGGCTGTAGTGCCACCGCGCCGGCGGACGCGCCCCAGACGACCACGCCGGCGACGGCCGCGCCCGACGCCGCCGAGCGCCCGGACCCCGACAGCGACGTGCTCGGGTGGGAGGGCGGTTACTGGCACGACGACGCGCTCGCAGTCACGACCGCGGACGGCTTGAACGAGAGCGAGCGCGCCGCCGTCGTGAACCGGTCGATGGCGCGCGTCGAACACCTCCGCGGCATCGAGTTCGACGAACCGGTGACCGTCGACGTGGTGTCACGAGAGACGTACCGCGAGGAGTACGCGGGCGCCGGGCAGGCCAGCGACGCGCTCCGGACGTTCGACGACGCGAAGTTCGAGGCGCTGTTCCTCGTCGGCGAGGACCGAAACTCCATCGAGGTACAGGAGGCGAATCGCGGGTCGAACGTCCTCGGGTTCTACTCGCCGAGCGAGGACCGCATCGTCGTCGTCTCGCCGTCGGAGGCGCCGACCATCGAGGAGACGACGCTCGGCCACGAACTGATGCACGCCCTCCAGTTCCGGAACTTCGACGCCGACATCCCGTCGCCGACCCGTGACGCCGCGAACGCCCGAAGCGGCCTCATCGAGGGCGAAGCGCGCTTCCTCGACCAGCAGTACGGCGACCGCTGTGGCGCCGAGTGGGCGTGCGTCGAAGCGGGGAGCGGCGGCGGCGGTGGCGGCGACCTCCACCTCGGCATCTACGTGATGAAGTACTTCCCGTACAGCGACGGCCCGGGCTTCGTCGAGTCGTTCCACGAGGACGGCGGCTGGTCGGCGGTCGCGGCCCTCTACGACGCGCCGCCCGCGTCCTCCGAGCAGGTCGCCCAGCCCGAGAAGTACCAGGCCGACGCGCCGACGGACCCGACGCTGCGGGACCGCTCGAACGGCGACTGGTCGCGGGTCACCGTCGACGGGCGCGCGCCCTACGGCGAAGTCGGCGTCGGCGGCCTCACCGCGATGCTCGCGTACCCCGCCTACGAGACCGACCGCCACGACGACCGCGCCGTCCTGCCTCCCGCCGCGTTCCTGAACACCGACGGCTCCTCAGTCGACCTCTCGGACCCGTTCGACTACACCACGCCGGCGGTCGACGGCTGGGACGGCGAACGCATGTGGGTGTACGAGCGGTCGGACGGCGAGACGGCGTACGCGTGGCGCATCGCGTGGGACTCCGCGAGCGACGCCCGCGAGTTCGCCGACGCCTACCGCGAGTTGCTCCGGTACTGGGGCGCCGAACAGCGAACCGACGGCGTCTGGCGCATCCCCGAGGGCGAGAGCCAGTTCGCCGACGCGTTCCGCCTGACCGTCGACGGGAACCGCGTCACCATCGTGAACGCCCCGACGGTCGCCGAGTTGGACGCCGTCCACCGCCCCGCGTAA
- a CDS encoding nicotinate phosphoribosyltransferase: MTFDVVPNDAIADGRATDAYFQRTETTLDHAGVNPDVVAEVTADQFPTGEFELLAGLKDAAHLLEGLPVDADALPEGTLFDGGPVMRIEGTYREFARYETSLLGFLSHASGVATAALEVREAAPDSQVLSFGARHVHPSIAAMVERSALLGGLDGFSHVAAGDVLGREASGTMPHALLICFGRGNQEQAWRAFDEAVPEDVPRVALCDTYSDEKDEVIRAIDALGDDLDSVRLDTTSSRRGDFRHIVREIQWELDARGHGDVDVFLSGGLGPDDLRHLRDVADGFGVGGHVSNADPVDFALDIVEVDGEPAAKRGKLSGKKDVYRTRDGGHHVALANRPGPTDGESLLEPLVRDGEVVRSFDVDDAASHARDDADAVGFRR, from the coding sequence GTGACCTTCGACGTCGTCCCGAACGACGCCATCGCGGACGGCCGCGCCACCGACGCCTACTTCCAGCGCACCGAAACCACGCTCGACCACGCCGGCGTCAACCCCGACGTGGTCGCGGAGGTCACCGCCGACCAGTTCCCGACCGGCGAGTTCGAACTGCTCGCCGGCCTCAAGGACGCCGCCCACCTCCTCGAAGGCCTCCCGGTGGACGCGGACGCGCTCCCCGAGGGGACGCTGTTCGACGGCGGCCCCGTGATGCGCATCGAGGGGACGTACCGCGAGTTCGCGCGCTACGAGACGTCGCTGCTGGGTTTCCTCTCGCACGCCTCCGGCGTCGCCACCGCCGCCCTCGAAGTCCGCGAAGCGGCGCCCGACTCGCAGGTCCTGAGTTTCGGCGCGCGCCACGTCCACCCCTCCATCGCCGCGATGGTCGAACGCTCCGCGCTCCTCGGCGGCCTCGACGGCTTTTCGCACGTCGCCGCGGGCGACGTACTCGGCCGGGAAGCCAGCGGGACGATGCCCCACGCGCTCCTCATCTGCTTCGGGCGCGGGAACCAGGAGCAGGCGTGGCGCGCGTTCGACGAGGCGGTCCCCGAGGACGTGCCGCGGGTCGCGCTCTGTGACACGTACAGCGACGAGAAAGACGAGGTGATTCGGGCAATCGACGCGCTGGGCGACGACTTGGACAGCGTTCGCCTCGACACCACGTCCTCGCGGCGCGGCGACTTCCGGCACATCGTCCGCGAGATTCAGTGGGAACTCGACGCGCGCGGCCACGGCGACGTCGACGTGTTCCTCTCCGGCGGCCTCGGGCCCGACGACCTGCGTCACCTCCGGGACGTCGCCGACGGCTTCGGTGTCGGTGGCCACGTCTCGAACGCCGACCCCGTGGACTTCGCGCTCGACATCGTGGAAGTGGACGGCGAACCCGCGGCCAAGCGCGGCAAACTCTCGGGCAAAAAGGACGTCTACCGCACGCGGGACGGCGGCCACCACGTCGCGCTCGCGAACCGCCCGGGCCCGACGGACGGCGAGTCGCTACTCGAACCGCTCGTGCGCGACGGGGAGGTCGTTCGGTCCTTCGACGTCGACGACGCCGCTTCGCACGCCAGGGACGACGCGGACGCGGTCGGCTTCCGGCGGTAA
- a CDS encoding Hvo_1808 family surface protein produces MARRIIAVAVVFLVVLAGCQGAPGADTSTTPDVTSTSPAESTTEPQSTDASSFDYADPDEDVLGWEGGFWYNESIDVDRSNGLNDTELAAVVNRSMARVERIRDIEFERSVPVEIVSREEFANDTADAYGNVSRNASLHQNVKFEATFMLAENESAIAQLQSNRAASVGGYYSPTEDRIVIVSENTSSPKMDEITLSQELFHALQDQQFDITDYNQSTQELHNARDGIIEGDGNYVDYLYGERCAESWDCLMPQQQAGGGGGSGDRHLGIAAIKLQPYSDGPVFVQQLREEGGWDAVNAVYEQPPKSTEQTIHPEKYGEDAPTDVTVADASTDAWSTPDMGNGSVDFAQFGEAGLYSMLWYPSYAESIEQGAVTNVVVPYRHFVAPAQNSGTLDLYNYSYEYTAGWDGDKLVPYVTENSAQSNETAYVWKTAWDSDTEAGEFAEGYRLLLEHHGAERVDGTANVYRIPEGENAFADAFRVVVSGDTVTIVNAPTVAQLDDVHAA; encoded by the coding sequence ATGGCACGCCGTATCATCGCCGTCGCCGTGGTCTTCCTCGTCGTGCTCGCCGGGTGTCAGGGGGCACCGGGCGCCGACACCAGCACGACGCCGGACGTCACGTCGACGTCGCCCGCGGAATCGACGACCGAACCGCAGTCCACCGACGCGTCCTCGTTCGACTACGCCGACCCCGACGAGGACGTCCTCGGGTGGGAGGGCGGCTTCTGGTACAACGAGTCGATAGACGTCGACCGGTCGAACGGCCTCAACGACACCGAACTCGCCGCCGTCGTGAACCGGTCGATGGCGCGCGTCGAGCGCATCCGCGACATCGAGTTCGAGCGCTCGGTCCCCGTCGAAATCGTGTCCCGCGAGGAGTTCGCGAACGACACCGCGGACGCGTACGGGAACGTCTCCCGGAACGCCTCGCTCCACCAGAACGTCAAGTTCGAGGCGACGTTCATGCTCGCGGAGAACGAGAGCGCGATAGCGCAACTCCAGTCGAACCGCGCGGCGTCCGTCGGCGGCTACTACTCGCCGACCGAGGACCGCATCGTCATCGTCTCCGAGAACACGTCCTCGCCGAAGATGGACGAAATCACGCTGTCTCAGGAGTTGTTCCACGCGCTCCAAGACCAGCAGTTCGACATCACCGACTACAATCAGTCCACGCAGGAACTCCACAACGCCAGAGACGGCATCATCGAGGGTGACGGGAACTACGTCGACTACCTCTACGGCGAGCGCTGCGCCGAGTCCTGGGACTGCCTGATGCCCCAACAGCAGGCCGGCGGTGGCGGCGGGTCCGGCGACCGCCACCTCGGCATCGCCGCCATCAAACTCCAGCCGTACAGCGACGGCCCGGTGTTCGTCCAGCAACTCCGCGAGGAGGGCGGCTGGGACGCAGTGAACGCCGTCTACGAGCAGCCGCCGAAGAGCACCGAGCAGACCATCCACCCCGAGAAGTACGGCGAGGACGCGCCGACCGACGTGACGGTCGCCGACGCCTCGACGGACGCGTGGTCGACGCCCGACATGGGTAACGGGAGCGTCGACTTCGCGCAGTTCGGGGAGGCCGGCCTCTACTCGATGCTCTGGTACCCGAGTTACGCCGAGTCCATCGAGCAGGGCGCGGTGACGAACGTCGTCGTTCCGTACCGGCACTTCGTCGCGCCCGCGCAGAACTCCGGGACACTCGACCTCTACAACTACAGTTACGAGTACACCGCCGGCTGGGACGGCGACAAGCTCGTGCCGTACGTCACCGAGAACTCCGCGCAGAGCAACGAGACGGCGTACGTCTGGAAGACGGCGTGGGACTCCGACACCGAAGCCGGCGAGTTCGCCGAGGGCTACCGGCTGTTGCTCGAACACCACGGCGCCGAGCGCGTGGACGGCACGGCGAACGTCTACCGCATCCCCGAGGGCGAGAACGCGTTCGCGGACGCGTTCCGCGTCGTCGTCTCGGGTGACACGGTCACCATCGTGAACGCGCCGACCGTCGCCCAACTCGACGACGTCCACGCCGCCTGA
- a CDS encoding lipoate--protein ligase family protein has product MRVLRGRADTREADHEATRDLLDFARETGESAVRVWAPGRVVAFGRRDANEDGYEDAREAAREHGFPAVERQVGGRAVAYTDTTLAFARIEPIGDVRSGLSARYDAMVADVLDALETVGVDAREGEPADSFCPGDHSVQADGKLAGVAQRVTKGAALTSGVLVVDDREEIASVLADVYPALGVDFDPDSVGSVADSGGDPERVREAVEDALVGGSVPTVERVP; this is encoded by the coding sequence ATGCGCGTACTCCGCGGCCGGGCCGACACCCGAGAGGCGGACCACGAGGCCACCCGCGACCTGCTGGATTTCGCTCGCGAGACCGGCGAGTCCGCGGTTCGTGTGTGGGCGCCCGGACGCGTGGTGGCGTTCGGGCGGCGGGACGCCAACGAGGACGGCTACGAGGACGCCCGCGAGGCCGCCCGCGAACACGGCTTCCCCGCCGTCGAGCGGCAGGTCGGCGGGCGCGCGGTGGCGTACACGGACACGACGCTCGCGTTCGCGCGCATCGAACCCATCGGCGACGTGCGCTCGGGGCTGTCGGCGCGCTACGACGCGATGGTCGCGGACGTGCTCGACGCACTCGAAACGGTGGGGGTCGACGCCCGCGAGGGCGAACCCGCGGACTCGTTCTGTCCCGGCGACCACTCGGTGCAGGCCGACGGGAAACTCGCGGGCGTCGCCCAGCGCGTCACGAAGGGCGCGGCGCTCACCTCCGGCGTGCTCGTCGTGGACGACCGCGAGGAGATAGCGAGCGTGTTAGCGGACGTCTACCCGGCGCTCGGCGTCGATTTCGACCCCGACTCCGTGGGGAGTGTGGCGGACTCGGGCGGCGACCCCGAGCGCGTCCGCGAGGCAGTCGAAGACGCTCTTGTAGGCGGTTCGGTCCCGACCGTCGAGCGCGTACCGTGA
- a CDS encoding TIGR00296 family protein, translating to MAEAQSVVLSFEDGARTVELARESVEAFVRNGQREQPGSMRDAFYNRTSAFVRLESTRGRGRLRGCAGAQESARELGNGSQQLGHAIVEASIKAASDASCGSEVEPAELPNLRVSVCTVSNLVLTDDPVEDIELGVHGVAIDGDGKHGWMYPTLPVENGWSVYEYLDRTCRKAGLPNGAWEEDDVMVTLFEGQVFRETDEETEDGEPAVEELTS from the coding sequence ATGGCCGAGGCCCAGTCAGTAGTACTTTCCTTCGAGGACGGCGCTCGGACCGTCGAATTGGCGCGGGAATCTGTGGAGGCGTTCGTTCGAAACGGACAGCGAGAGCAGCCAGGGAGCATGCGAGACGCGTTCTACAACCGAACGAGCGCGTTCGTTCGACTCGAGTCCACCCGCGGCCGCGGGCGACTTCGAGGCTGCGCGGGCGCCCAGGAGTCCGCGCGCGAACTCGGGAACGGCAGCCAGCAGTTGGGGCACGCCATCGTCGAGGCGTCCATCAAGGCCGCCTCCGACGCGTCCTGTGGCTCCGAGGTGGAGCCCGCGGAACTCCCGAACCTCCGCGTGTCCGTCTGCACGGTGTCGAATCTGGTGTTGACCGACGACCCCGTGGAGGACATCGAACTCGGGGTCCACGGCGTCGCCATCGACGGCGACGGCAAGCACGGCTGGATGTACCCCACGCTCCCCGTGGAGAACGGATGGAGCGTCTACGAGTATCTCGACCGCACCTGCCGGAAGGCCGGCCTCCCGAACGGCGCGTGGGAGGAAGACGACGTGATGGTGACGCTGTTCGAGGGGCAGGTGTTCCGCGAGACCGACGAGGAGACCGAGGACGGCGAACCCGCCGTCGAAGAACTCACTTCCTGA
- a CDS encoding aminopeptidase, with translation MDPRVEEHAEVLVDWSARIEDGDNVVLSVGPDAHELAVAVAEKVGERGANLHTTYASGEVGRAYSLAHDGDFDEDPAHELALYENADVVLSIGGGRNTSEGSDVPPETRTARGKAREQIREARMDTDWVSTVHPTRSLAQQANMSYAEYQDFAYDAILRDWETLADEMANMKDVLDAGSEVRIVKEGTDLTMNIENRVAVNSAASVAYDSHNLPSGEVFTAPEATEGEVFFDVPMTIRGERVQDVHLTFEDGEVVEYSAAQNEEVVGDILDTDAGAKRLGELGIGMNRGIDQFTDSILFDEKMGDTVHLALGRAYGSNFPEGHEDEANDSTVHVDMITDMSEDSRIEVDGEVVQRNGTFRWEDGFEE, from the coding sequence ATGGACCCCCGCGTCGAGGAACACGCCGAGGTGCTGGTCGATTGGAGCGCGCGAATCGAGGACGGCGACAACGTCGTGTTGAGCGTCGGGCCGGACGCCCACGAGCTCGCGGTCGCGGTCGCCGAGAAGGTCGGCGAGCGCGGCGCGAACCTCCACACGACCTACGCGTCTGGCGAGGTCGGGCGCGCGTACTCGCTCGCCCACGACGGCGACTTCGACGAGGACCCCGCCCACGAACTCGCGCTGTACGAGAACGCCGACGTGGTGCTGTCCATCGGCGGCGGTCGGAACACGAGCGAGGGGTCGGACGTGCCGCCGGAGACGCGGACCGCGCGGGGGAAGGCCCGCGAGCAGATTCGGGAGGCGCGGATGGACACCGACTGGGTGTCGACCGTCCACCCGACGCGGTCGCTCGCCCAGCAGGCGAACATGTCCTACGCGGAGTATCAGGACTTCGCGTACGACGCCATCCTCCGCGACTGGGAGACGCTCGCCGACGAGATGGCGAACATGAAAGACGTGCTCGACGCCGGGAGCGAGGTCCGCATCGTCAAGGAGGGCACCGACCTGACGATGAACATCGAGAACCGGGTCGCCGTGAACTCCGCGGCGTCGGTCGCCTACGACTCCCACAACCTCCCGTCGGGCGAGGTGTTCACCGCACCCGAAGCCACGGAGGGCGAGGTGTTCTTCGACGTGCCGATGACGATTCGCGGCGAGCGCGTGCAGGACGTCCACCTGACCTTCGAGGACGGCGAGGTCGTGGAGTACAGCGCCGCCCAGAACGAGGAAGTCGTCGGCGACATCCTCGACACGGACGCGGGCGCCAAGCGCCTCGGGGAACTCGGCATCGGGATGAACCGCGGCATCGACCAGTTCACCGACTCCATCCTGTTCGACGAGAAGATGGGCGACACCGTCCACCTCGCGCTCGGCCGCGCCTACGGGTCGAACTTCCCGGAGGGCCACGAGGACGAGGCCAACGACTCGACGGTCCACGTCGACATGATTACGGACATGAGCGAGGACTCCCGCATCGAAGTCGACGGGGAAGTGGTGCAGCGAAACGGCACGTTCCGGTGGGAGGACGGATTCGAGGAGTAG